A stretch of DNA from Temnothorax longispinosus isolate EJ_2023e chromosome 2, Tlon_JGU_v1, whole genome shotgun sequence:
GTAAGATCAAGAGTACTGGTTTGTAATCGTAATACTCTTCCATTCTTTTCTACATTATCGTTCTCTCACCTTGTAGTTCTGCAGCTCGCTGATCTTCGCCTTCATGAGATCGTGGAAGTGCGGATGGAATCGGTACACCGACCCGTCGATGCCCACCGTGATGTTATTCTCTCCTATTTTGTTCAGCAACGCCGCTATCCCCGCGCTCGACAGATGCGCTGCTCTCCTCGACACCAGCGAGCATACGTATCTCACATTCTCGCAATCCTGATCGGTCACATTCCGCATTCCCAGCTCGGCCAATATTTCCCGGCAATTCGTGTACCTTCCCTTCGGATCGCTGAAATAcagatgcaatattttaataatcgttAAATCGATCCTTTTTCCGTTAATTTTCAATCACACGGGATGAGAATTTTCGacaatttttgtctttttttctatttaattatcgataagtgatgtttttatatgattaattttattagacaaGCAAACACGCGAACGAATTAAGAATCACGGCTCCATCGCGTATATAATCCATCCGTAGCTTTTACGAGGAGACTGGAGAgatttttaactatatatacgcgattaaaataaatcgataCTTACTTTTCGATCTCGGAGACATATTTCGTGAAGAATTTCCCGCGATTTCTGAGATCGGGCGAGCATCTGCCGCCGAAGAGAAGACCGGCGTTCACCAGTTTCTCGAGAACCAGCCTCGCCAGTTCACCCATATACATTCCCGAGATCATTTTCTCAAACAGCTGCTTGGTAGGGTTGATGGAGTTCTCGTCTATGGCACGATCGAACTCGGTTGTCACGAAGTCTAGCGTGCCACGTTCGCCAAACGCACCCCATTCTGTGTTGATGAGCATGTGAGGCTTGTGCTCGGCATAGTTGCCTGGAATCGCGCACTCCACGTTCTGTGTCTTTTCGACGTAGCAGGCGTTGCTTCCAGTACCTGCGATTGCGTGAGAACTTTAttcatttcaaataaattataaaaaagataaacaaatttatatatgaatgtatttaatattcgaGGATAGAACTAGCGATAAAATTTACCGagagtttaattttattcggcaatattattactttattacgCGATCTAgcattaaattttgcaaacttATTTGAGTGTGAATCGAGGGGTTTAAACCGCTGAGGGCATTTCGTCGAGGCATTGCTAGGAATTACTAGGAATTAATGGACCCCATAAGGCCCATTAATGCCGCCCAATGTCCACTAATTCCTAGTAATTCCTAGCAATGCCTCGATGAAATGCCCTCAGTCGTTTTATCCCTCggtttgaatataatttattcacctacattaattgatatttatattgccacgataataatttattatacgtgaaatttcttaataaaaataaatgtatacgtACCGACGATTAAGCCGATTCGACAGTTTCGATTCTTCCAAGCGCATGACATTAAAGTGCCGGTAGTGTCATTTAAGATTGCGCACACGTCGATTTTAACGTCCTGTGGGAAATatggaataattatattcgggccgtttaatttatccttgtataatataaatattaatattttcaaacgtCTCTTACAACAATCGAGAATAACAATTGTAGAATAACAAGAGTtagatttgaaaaaaaaaaaaagagttagaTTTACTCATAACGTCGCACTTACTTTTCTTCTACTAATCGCGTCTTCGAGAAGGCCAACGACATCCTCCCCGATCACGCCACTACAATCGAAACCCTTGGTCCACCTCACCAGGTGGCCCTGTGTCAACCCGTATTGGGTCAGGGGGAAGCTGAAGGTGAAGCCTAACGGTAGCACCTCGTTCTGCATGTTCAGGTCCTTTACGAACAATGCCAAACACTGAGCGATATGGTCGAACAGCTGGATACCGGTTCCGAGCATCAAACTTTGGGGTATCGCGTAGATCTTGCTTTTCATATCGAAATTCTGACCATCCAGCGTGATCAGCAACACTCTAAAATTTGTACCACCCAGGTCGAGCGCCAGGAAGTTGCCCTTCtctaagaagaaaaattagtaaccattaatttagattttctTTCAAGACCTgaacaattttgtttcaattcttctttatcgatatttgatatttctaaattaatttttaattttcatattaactATCTTAATAAGTTTACCtaaacaaaatgaaataatttaattaatttttgatatatatttttgtatgtttaagctagagaaataataataaaacacaatCTTGCACGGTTCAATGAATTCTATCTTTCTATaatctatctttttttcttcagaaTCTAATCTCTCTAAGCTTGTAAAGAGATACGCCTCATTTCCGGCTTACATACCGATAATCATCGCGATttcaataaagataatatcactgtcataaataaatcttaatacTAAAGTACAATTACATGCACGCTTGATGAAGTTTTACATTCCATTTTTACATGAAGATTTTCGGCAACATGAATTACTCTCTATTTTCTGTAAattccatatatttttctctcgcgacactattaaaattatctcaaaGTGCATTGTGATTTACGGCCGTTGCTATGTTTTTTCATTTACCGGTGCCATTCGGGAGATCTTGCACATAGGTAGTGAAGCACTTGACGATCGCGTCCTCGTGGGTCTCCTTCGACAGGCCCCTGTTGATCTCGTAGGTGAGCTTCTGCATGACCAGCCGGAGCTGGTCATCGGATAGGACGAGGTCCTTGCAGGCATCTCGTATCTACGAACGGAGAAACGAACGATGAGACTCGTTATCGATCCGCGCGCGGCGGTGTTATTGGGTGACCTTGAGTCGTCCTTAGGCACCACGCGCGCCGCGCAACGCGGCCGCCGAACATTGCGAGCATTGCATAACGCTCTCGCTCTTACTCCGATGCGCATATAATATCGGGAAAGACTTCGAACGCGAAAAACGATCGGTCTTTTCCTCATTGACCCCCGACATCAAACGTCAGCGAGAAGTTCAACTCCCGGACCAACTCCGAAAATCGTGCTTTCTATTTTAGGAGCGATTGTGTTAAACTGCGCGTTAACCctttatagaataaaaaaaattacgattctCTAATTCTTGGATAGCAAATATTTCTCATGTCTCTAtacgttaaaattttgtttggaCAATAATCTGacgtttctttataaattcCTCATTGTTTCGCGGAAGTTTCAATGcttgatgtaaaaaaaaagataagagaaCTTGATCTTAAGTGCATTTTAATGTAGCACACGCAAGAACAagctttcttatttttctttaccgCTGTGAGCATTAAGGCTTGATGTTTTcgaaaaactatgaggaattTATAAATGAGAGGACGTGTATTTAAGCATATGCTAAAGtgtacgttaaaaaaaatggaatatggggatgaaaagtgaaaagtaaCAACTTGTTTAGATGCTACGATTTTTCTTTGCATattgttttgttataattCAGTAAATATTTGGTAAAAatagaagatatatttaacTGAACGGAAGAGGACACTTGAAACGATTGAGAGATATCATATTTCCCGCCAATTTCGTACGTTCTTTCTCCCACCAAGACCGTAATGAAACATCGATTTCTGACGTCACCGACACACCCGCCCGGCGACCAATAGAATTCATCATGAATGGATAACATAGTAGAATATGCGATAGCAGTCACGCACCGCATGCAAAAGTACGTGGGTTAATACACGTGGCAGAACGTGTCGGAGGTTCAGATTCGCACTCTTTTCGTCATTAATCAATCCGTTTACAACTCATCGCGCAATATAATGCGTGTCACAAGTTCTGAACGAAAATAGAATGTatgattgcaaaatataatgcaaaatataaagcGTTTGATAATTTGtgtgataaatatatctaaatatatatttttaaatacatattctattaatatataaatatatatgtataaattaataagaaatgtatTGGACATACTTATGTATTATCCATATGTTATTATCCACATGTTATTacgaaatttgattaaatcgCGTCGAATTAATACGATTGAAGACGTCTCAGAGAATAAAGTACAACGGTCAGAGTTTCTCTCGATAATACCGATTTGCATTCGCACTTACCGTTTAGTCTCGTTTACGTAGGTAATTGCATGATTCAACTACTTTCAAAGCTGCTCGCAAAAAAAAgcgaagaaaataaatgaatcgCGCATTGGAATAAGCAGCCTTGTGACTGCGAACTCGTCTGACATCACTGATACACGCAGCTATACATTTAACCCTTAACTACATTCCATTCTTATCCTCCAGCCTATCTAGCCTGATTCCATCATCTATTTCCCACTTCATAACATGTgtgtattatgtaattttttttacttgttatTTCTCCTTGAAAATGATTAGCGACGCGTCGTGCAGATCAAACGAGAAAAGGCAACATatcagttaatttttaattggatCATGCGTCAGATAATTTCTGTGTAATACCAAATTATATCAGTCTCGTTCTTCCAGTTAATGGAATTCTGTGTGTTTATTGCAGCAACAGCCACTAAATCATTtgcttattttcttattactcGCCAACGTTACAGTATGATATACGAGACGATTCTCAGCGAATATGATTTAATGATTCCGTTATTACGTTGTTGACATTTGAGAGAGACGTGCGTTTCTTACGCGAAATCAATTATATCACACAGCATCCTTTCGCGCACATGCGATTGTAGCTGTcggttaataaattttcgttttcttgaaacttctattatttatatattttcatatctaTTTCTgcttttgtagaaaatttatgaAGTGCGATAACGGATCCATTGTACAATAATGATTCCATGGAAAATTTCGAAGTTATACCTTGTTTCATCACGCGGTACAAGTGAtgtcattcaatttttaattgcctCAATTAAGCTTAATTTCTCAAGTCACTTATTATGATATCGGAAGTATCCGTTCATTTCGTttgactttttaaaaatataaagaatatgtaAGGAGTTTGACTATAAAAATCttcgtaaaatttttcaattttttaacaatataattatagaatcaCCACGATATCATTGGCCATCGTATAATCTCTTATCATTTGAATTCTTTTAGAactcgttttttttctattgaaCTTTCATTTTTCGTATTagttttttctgattttttaatccttttaatCTATTCGGTTATCTCTAATATCATTTCTAacactttataaattatgtaataaaaatttgaaaaagagTCGATTTATCATTCAACATAATCACACACAGACATTTTTCTTCCATCGCTATAAAGTTTCATTCGGCGGCTCttcgaatatttaatatttaaataattttagtatttttttatttgactaccacacttttaattataattgagacaaaattgataattattttactattaattcattattgtactttatacttttttaatttctttccctcaagacttttcaattttttgcatcctgctatatatacatatatataggtcGGTGACCCATTCCTCTAATCTTGTCCTTTAAACTCTTGCCTCTCACACTATTTTAACGCATACacaaataatcaataaattactttGGTCCTGCCATAACCATAAATATCGCTTTcccctctcttttttcctcttttctccaCCTTTTAATGTTCTCTCCGACCTTGCTTTCTAACCTTGGCTCCAATTTTACAATCTATCCTGTCCTCGACATCCCTAATCTTCTCTCGATACATTCCAAGTGCATGAGGTGACTCGAAGAAATGCATGATAAAAatccaattttaaattaaatctggTTCAACTGTCATGGGAATTATAGGGCCACTAAACAAATATACAACATAATATTACgccaattatttatatgatgaAACACCTGCGATTTCaccttcattttttttttaactgaccTGAGTCTTACGCTTAATTTACCGAGCTTTCTTCAAACGTCTTCTAATCCAAGTGTACACAATGCCACAACAAACAGACATACACAGAGACACGGACACACATATTTTGCTCCTTCTAATCATCCATTACTCGATCACTAGCTCACCTCCTGCTTGATCAAGTCATCGCACGATAACGTGGACGTCTTCATGGCCCTCC
This window harbors:
- the Hex-a gene encoding hexokinase type 2 isoform X1; this translates as MKTKNRSLFSRICKCYSKKEMSYEPDVRRYEIRDSGTSLRDPDACLNPTDEIRDACKDLVLSDDQLRLVMQKLTYEINRGLSKETHEDAIVKCFTTYVQDLPNGTEKGNFLALDLGGTNFRVLLITLDGQNFDMKSKIYAIPQSLMLGTGIQLFDHIAQCLALFVKDLNMQNEVLPLGFTFSFPLTQYGLTQGHLVRWTKGFDCSGVIGEDVVGLLEDAISRRKDVKIDVCAILNDTTGTLMSCAWKNRNCRIGLIVGTGSNACYVEKTQNVECAIPGNYAEHKPHMLINTEWGAFGERGTLDFVTTEFDRAIDENSINPTKQLFEKMISGMYMGELARLVLEKLVNAGLLFGGRCSPDLRNRGKFFTKYVSEIENDPKGRYTNCREILAELGMRNVTDQDCENVRYVCSLVSRRAAHLSSAGIAALLNKIGENNITVGIDGSVYRFHPHFHDLMKAKISELQNYKFDLMLSEDGSGRGAALVAAVAAQKR
- the Hex-a gene encoding hexokinase type 2 isoform X3; the encoded protein is MKTSTLSCDDLIKQEIRDACKDLVLSDDQLRLVMQKLTYEINRGLSKETHEDAIVKCFTTYVQDLPNGTEKGNFLALDLGGTNFRVLLITLDGQNFDMKSKIYAIPQSLMLGTGIQLFDHIAQCLALFVKDLNMQNEVLPLGFTFSFPLTQYGLTQGHLVRWTKGFDCSGVIGEDVVGLLEDAISRRKDVKIDVCAILNDTTGTLMSCAWKNRNCRIGLIVGTGSNACYVEKTQNVECAIPGNYAEHKPHMLINTEWGAFGERGTLDFVTTEFDRAIDENSINPTKQLFEKMISGMYMGELARLVLEKLVNAGLLFGGRCSPDLRNRGKFFTKYVSEIENDPKGRYTNCREILAELGMRNVTDQDCENVRYVCSLVSRRAAHLSSAGIAALLNKIGENNITVGIDGSVYRFHPHFHDLMKAKISELQNYKFDLMLSEDGSGRGAALVAAVAAQKR
- the Hex-a gene encoding hexokinase type 2 isoform X2; translation: MTEQVCDYVREKWEHIDQSIRDACKDLVLSDDQLRLVMQKLTYEINRGLSKETHEDAIVKCFTTYVQDLPNGTEKGNFLALDLGGTNFRVLLITLDGQNFDMKSKIYAIPQSLMLGTGIQLFDHIAQCLALFVKDLNMQNEVLPLGFTFSFPLTQYGLTQGHLVRWTKGFDCSGVIGEDVVGLLEDAISRRKDVKIDVCAILNDTTGTLMSCAWKNRNCRIGLIVGTGSNACYVEKTQNVECAIPGNYAEHKPHMLINTEWGAFGERGTLDFVTTEFDRAIDENSINPTKQLFEKMISGMYMGELARLVLEKLVNAGLLFGGRCSPDLRNRGKFFTKYVSEIENDPKGRYTNCREILAELGMRNVTDQDCENVRYVCSLVSRRAAHLSSAGIAALLNKIGENNITVGIDGSVYRFHPHFHDLMKAKISELQNYKFDLMLSEDGSGRGAALVAAVAAQKR